In Sphingomonas sp. LR60, the following are encoded in one genomic region:
- a CDS encoding DNA-directed RNA polymerase subunit alpha: MSVNAKNWQELKKPNQLEKKSGDGKRKATFIAEPLERGFGLTLGNALRRVLLSSLQGAAVTSIKIENVLHEFSSLAGVREDVTDIVLNVKQIAIRMQGEGPKRLQLSATGPAEVKAGDIAVSGDIEVMNPELVICHLDEGATFNMELTADVGKGYVAAVNNRPADAPIGLIPVDALYSPVRQVSYKVDPTRVGQDLDYDKLTLTIETDGTVTPEDAVGYAGRILQDQLALFVHFDDSSVTRSAPIGVAAPAATGGEAPSDTAQINRYLLKKVDELELSVRSANCLKNDNIIYIGDLVGKTEAEMLRTPNFGRKSLNEIKEVLSSMGLRLGMEIPGWPPENIEEVAKKLEQEIMG; the protein is encoded by the coding sequence TTGTCTGTCAACGCAAAGAACTGGCAAGAACTGAAGAAGCCCAACCAGCTCGAAAAGAAGAGCGGTGACGGCAAGCGCAAGGCGACGTTCATCGCCGAACCGCTGGAGCGTGGTTTCGGCCTGACGCTCGGCAACGCGCTGCGGCGCGTGCTGTTGTCGTCACTGCAAGGTGCGGCGGTGACTTCGATCAAGATTGAGAACGTGTTGCACGAGTTCAGCTCGCTGGCGGGGGTCCGTGAAGACGTGACCGACATCGTCCTGAACGTGAAGCAGATCGCGATCCGCATGCAGGGCGAAGGCCCGAAGCGGCTCCAGCTTTCCGCCACCGGTCCGGCCGAGGTGAAGGCGGGTGATATCGCGGTGTCGGGCGACATCGAGGTGATGAACCCCGAGCTGGTGATCTGCCATCTCGACGAGGGCGCGACGTTCAACATGGAACTGACCGCCGACGTCGGTAAGGGCTATGTCGCGGCGGTGAACAACCGTCCGGCGGATGCGCCGATCGGGCTGATCCCCGTCGACGCGCTCTACTCGCCGGTACGCCAGGTGTCGTACAAGGTCGACCCGACTCGCGTCGGGCAGGACCTGGATTACGACAAGCTGACGCTGACGATCGAGACCGACGGCACCGTGACCCCGGAAGACGCGGTCGGCTATGCTGGTCGTATCCTTCAGGACCAGCTCGCGCTGTTCGTCCACTTCGACGATTCGTCGGTCACGCGCTCGGCACCGATCGGCGTTGCGGCGCCGGCGGCGACGGGTGGCGAAGCGCCCAGCGACACCGCGCAGATCAACCGTTACCTGCTCAAGAAGGTCGACGAGCTGGAACTGTCGGTCCGTTCGGCGAACTGCCTCAAGAACGACAACATCATCTATATCGGCGATCTGGTCGGCAAGACCGAGGCCGAGATGCTGCGCACGCCGAACTTCGGCCGCAAGTCGCTCAACGAGATCAAGGAAGTGCTGTCGTCGATGGGGCTGCGGCTTGGGATGGAAATTCCCGGCTGGCCGCCCGAGAACATCGAGGAAGTGGCAAAGAAGCTCGAGCAGGAGATCATGGGGTGA